The Salvia splendens isolate huo1 chromosome 21, SspV2, whole genome shotgun sequence genome includes a window with the following:
- the LOC121784356 gene encoding uncharacterized protein LOC121784356, with the protein MDSAAGETAGDIAGDKGKRIIGVDTKNLIAQSMLQVSHLGKIPYGGFVKTAKDFGVSRKTVHRIWAEASKQIQSRVHVSKKDRVKGFKRNDEIQLDQNRVRALSVLERSTIRKMAVKLDLSKSTVGRMVKCGILRPHTNAVKPLLTASNKLARMKWGLTHVQPVVHNGMLKYHTMHNVVHIDEKWFFMTKSTDRYYLLLDEEEPYRSCKSKRFITKVMFMCAVCRPYFGESGDVIFDGKIDIFPFTRQEPAMRKSKNRPRGTLETKPIQSVNKEIIPAIKAKWPDNISKKIFIQQDNVRPHIMHNDAEFQSVANTDGFRFHIICQPANSPYCNVLDLGFFRAIQSIQDDKLATGVDELVANVQTAFDELSAETLNNVFLTLQGCLTGILKVETKLHTLTKKG; encoded by the exons ATGGATTCTGCTGCTGGAGAAACTGCCGGAGACATTGCCGGAGATAAAGGCAAGCGAATCATAGGAGTGGACACCAAGAATCTGATAGCTCAAAGCATGCTACAAGTGAGCCATTTAGGTAAAATACCATATGGAGGTTTTGTCAAAACAGCAAAGGACTTTGGAGTTAGCAGGAAGACAGTTCATCGAATCTGGGCAGAGGCCAGCAAGCAAATCCAAAGTAGAGTACATGTGAGCAAAAAAGATCGTGTTAAAGGTTTCAAGCGCAATGATGAAATTCAGCTAGATCAAAACAGGGTAAGAGCTCTTTCAGTCCTTGAAAGATCTACCATCCGCAAGATGGCTGTCAAGCTAGATTTAAGTAAGAGCACAGTAGGCAGGATGGTGAAATGTGGAATTCTGAGGCCACACACAAATGCTGTGAAGCCCCTACTTACTGCCTCAAACAAGCTAGCAAGAATGAAATGGGGTCTCACTCATGTTCAGCCTGTTGTTCACAATGGTATGCTCAAATACCACACAATGCACAATGTAGTGCATATTGATGAAAAATGGTTTTTCATGACAAAGAGTACGGATAGATACTACCTGCTTCTAGATGAGGAAGAACCATATAGGTCATGCAAGTCAAAGAGGTTCATCACAAAGGTGATGTttatgtgtgcagtgtgtagaCCGTACTTTGGAGAAAGTGGAGATGTCATATTTGATGGAAAAATAGACATCTTTCCATTCACAAGACAAGAGCCAGCAATGAGAAAATCAAAGAACAGACCAAGAGGCACCTTGGAGACCAAGCCCATTCAATCAGTGAACAAGGAA ATCATACCAGCAATCAAGGCTAAATGGCCAGATAACATAAGCAAGAAGATATTCATTCAACAAGACAATGTCAGACCTCACATCATGCATAATGATGCCGAATTTCAGTCAGTTGCAAACACAGATGGGTTCAGATTCCATATCATTTGCCAACCAGCTAACTCTCCTTATTGTAATGTGTTGGATTTAGGTTTTTTCAGGGCCATCCAGTCTATACAGGATGACAAATTGGCTACGGGAGTGGATGAGTTGGTGGCTAATGTGCAAACAGCTTTTGATGAACTTAGTGCAGAAACACTGAACAATGTTTTTCTGACTCTTCAAGGATGTTTAACAGGGATTTTGAAGGTGGAAACAAAACTCCACACATTAACAAAGAAAGGTTGA